TATGCCGTTTCCGGCACGTGCGCCGAGCCCTGGAACATCATGTGCTCGAACAGGTGGGCAAACCCGGTGCGGCCTGGCTGTTCATCACGCGAGCCGACGCCGTACCAGATGTTGATGGCGATCACCGGCTGCGTCGCGTCGGGCGAGAGCACGACGCGCAGGCCGTTGTCCAGCCGCAGCCGGTAGTAGGGGACGTGGATCACTCGAACGTTTGGCCTCCGGCGAGTGGAAGCGCGGCGGCTCGGTGCAAGCGGCGGGCCGGCCGCGCAGCGTCGCGTTCAGCGGCTGCCCAGCAGGGCGGCAGCCGGGAAGACCACGCTCTCGCGCAGCACGTAGCGCCAGCGCGTGCCGCGCGCCCGCGTAATGGGGCTCCCGGTCGTGGGCGCGCGGTACGGCCGCAGGCCGGACCGTCGCGCCAGCAGCTCGAGGCGCAGCATGTGAAACGGATCACTGACGATCAGGGCGCGGTGCAGCCCCTGAGCGCGCATGAGGGCGGCCGCCGCGCTGACGGATTCGGCCGAAGTCAGGCCGCGGCGCTCGACCAGGATGGCGGCATCCGGAACGCCGCGCGCGGTGGCGTAGCGTCTGGCCACCTCGGCCTCGCTCAGGGTGTCTCCGGAGCCCACCCCGCCCGTGAACACGAGCCGGCGGGCCAGCCCGCCGCGGTAGAGCGCCAGCGCATGATCGAGGCGTGCCCGGAACACCGGTGAAGGCTGACCATTGTACTGTGCAGCGCCGAGAACCAGAATCGCGTCGGCGCGCCGGAGCTGCGGCCGCGCGCCCGCCAGCAGCACCAGCCCCACGGTAGCGAGCCAGAGGGCGAGAATCGCCCCCAGCAGCGAAACGACCGCCTGGAGCAGGGTTCGCACGGATGCGCAAGGGCTGCAGCTACAGCGGCTGCGTCAGCCGCTCGCGCAGCACGGAGGGGCCCAGGTCGTCCAGCAGCATGCTGCGCGCGG
The Gemmatimonadota bacterium DNA segment above includes these coding regions:
- a CDS encoding YdcF family protein, whose product is MRTLLQAVVSLLGAILALWLATVGLVLLAGARPQLRRADAILVLGAAQYNGQPSPVFRARLDHALALYRGGLARRLVFTGGVGSGDTLSEAEVARRYATARGVPDAAILVERRGLTSAESVSAAAALMRAQGLHRALIVSDPFHMLRLELLARRSGLRPYRAPTTGSPITRARGTRWRYVLRESVVFPAAALLGSR